A region from the Drosophila mauritiana strain mau12 chromosome 2L, ASM438214v1, whole genome shotgun sequence genome encodes:
- the LOC117150708 gene encoding uncharacterized protein LOC117150708 — protein MVSAKTILATGVLNTLGISFFVAQPKDRCSAAPPVGKYIFLLAILLLFWDSDMIPRKLKPFSPRIFACGDLLFTIFFTELILLVGWCGFERMTYRVVFSVCSGKRGCNYGLMTFCSILGAVGSLCIVLEVLAPRKMKNLVGQNSGGLLIPQDAGPVFKCIHDVQTFVWGAIYFSQLTREERILSVHAFESQLRYKKEQYVQPGEPAVQDSGNQMDAGKSAPEPEIVQELSP, from the coding sequence ATGGTCAGCGCAAAAACTATTTTAGCTACTGGTGTGCTGAACACTCTGGGCATTTCCTTCTTCGTGGCCCAGCCAAAGGATCGATGCTCGGCAGCTCCTCCCGTTGGAAAGTATATCTTCCTACTGGCAATACTTCTGCTCTTTTGGGATTCAGACATGATTCCAAGGAAATTGAAACCGTTTTCCCCACGGATTTTTGCCTGCGGAGATCTTTTATTCACGATCTTCTTCACCGAACTAATCCTGCTGGTGGGATGGTGTGGCTTCGAAAGGATGACCTACCGAGTTGTCTTTTCTGTGTGCAGTGGAAAACGTGGTTGCAATTACGGATTAATGACTTTCTGCAGCATCCTAGGTGCCGTTGGATCACTGTGCATTGTGCTCGAGGTGTTGGCTCCGCGGAAGATGAAGAATTTGGTGGGACAGAACAGTGGCGGCTTGCTCATTCCTCAGGACGCCGGACCAGTGTTCAAATGCATTCATGATGTGCAAACCTTTGTGTGGGGCGCAATATACTTTTCACAATTGACTCGGGAGGAACGTATTCTATCAGTGCACGCCTTCGAGTCTCAATTGCGCTACAAGAAGGAACAGTACGTACAACCAGGTGAACCGGCTGTCCAGGATTCCGGGAATCAAATGGACGCCGGAAAATCGGCGCCAGAACCGGAAATCGTCCAGGAGTTGTCCCCgtaa
- the LOC117150705 gene encoding protein slit, which translates to MEHSKLWDLRPEVRDRRFKWTSDGQQQQQLGWCNNKDDPPNSHQKSKSNNDARNLNSRVRVRARVRVVPGEMRTGDINCSNGLGNIREDYCEVYLGEFGEDRTCSIANNIVTTEDYQMKLVFLKLQINWTSPVFHRWNILKISNETNNELVTISVLGIRSEVDVRISPAVQYLSLLGIREISGYDIYLPSVLITEMDVHHVNGPKMVTFKYLYDSPDNSLITNNYIRKTMNNTEKIKIYYLNTFEKTTLTMEENIFHGKDKMSSVIFTGLKIEGLTDKTFENVTTLSSLIFDYVVLKDLSFLRSPTLQASLKYCIMKVENTVDLKSFAKFTNLEIIEVNRYKAFKSLTAFICETYKSHCKFTLGINGVACPLKCNCSYNRDKSQLEIDCWQKNLTTIPLLPIPKKGNSALVFQNNLLTELPYNSLEGYRNIKSLDVSYNQLTSLSISQLPESLHYLDIRHNKITTLSPEVVEYLYSVNIFNQFGNKWIIYCDEYHLQEFFWYKAKLLRIKTSKFETIMEYIELSAKGSFVENFFVENIDLLYQEANEDEIIEAFGHSDKYFNLKLMEALNHAIWLFSGEFDEIILHHLNAPCPYRCSCCFERLTDEFLINCQNLTLDSYPRLPNWIPYNTTLYLDANEIRKLTNTESVIVSGHASIQKLHMAQNLLRELPLHLLPENITYLDVRNNLLKYLDDGVIAFLEYRENITKIELSGNPWECNCKAKAFLSFLRKHEPMEYDTVLRRVEITQDMCPEDCICCVDTSNPDSLALMVDCSGKELSEIPPLPTPTYGQTTLVFERNSLKKWPSSLLPGYSSLTRFYLANNRLSDIDQLPDKLEYLDISNNNFSALDDRVRGFLQKRMNSSQLQLSLFGNPWTCRCEEKDFLAFVKEQAKNIANASAIQCSDTGRSLIEVEETDICPSVLIYYTSLAVSLLIIALSINFFICFRQPIMIWFYEHEICLSLAARRELDEDKKYDAFLSFTHKDEELIEEFVDRLENGRHKFRLCFYLRDWLVGESIPDCINQSVKGSRRIIILMTKNFLKSTWGRLEFRLALHATSRDRCKRLIVVLYPDVENFDDLDSELRAYMVLNTYLDRNNPNFWNKLMYSMPHARHLNRSLSDAETKV; encoded by the exons ATGGAGCACTCGAAGTTGTGGGACCTTCGTCCCGAAGTGCGGGACCGTCGCTTCAAGTGGACTTCAGAcggccagcaacaacaacaattgggGTGGTGCAATAACAAGGACGATCCAC CAAATTCACaccaaaaatcaaaaagcaATAATGATGCTCGAAATCTGAACAGCCGGGTCCGGGTCCGGGCTCGAGTCCGGGTTGTGCCTGGCGAGATGCGGACGGGAG ACATTAACTGTTCCAACGGATTGGGCAATATTAGAGAGGACTACTGCGAAGTATATTTGGGTGAATTTGGCGAAGACAGAACATGCTCAATCGCTAATAATATAGTAACCACTGAAGATTATCaaatgaaattagtttttctTAAGCTACAAATCAATTGGACAAGCCCAGTGTTTCACCGCtggaatattttaaaaatatctaaTGAAACTAATAACGAACTTGTTACCATTTCTGTGCTTGGAATTCGAAGTGAAGTCGATGTGAGAATAAGCCCTGCCGTACAATACCTAAGCCTACTTGGCATTCGAGAAATTAGTGGTTACGATATTTACCTTCCATCCGTGCTGATAACTGAGATGGATGTACATCACGTGAATGGACCGAAAATGGtcacttttaaatatttatatgacAGTCCAGACAATTCTCTGATTACAAACAATTATATTCGGAAGACCATGAACAACACCgagaaaatcaaaatttattatCTTAACACTTTTGAAAAAACAACACTAACAATGgaggaaaatatttttcatggcAAAGATAAAATGAGTTCAGTAATATTTACTGGTTTAAAAATAGAAGGTTTGACGGATAAAACCTTTGAAAATGTAACAACTTTGAGTAGCCTTATTTTCGATTATGTCGTTCTAAAAGATCTTTCATTCTTGAG ATCTCCTACGCTTCAGGCatcattaaaatattgcaTTATGAAGGTTGAGAATACGGTTGACTTAAAGAGCTTTGCAAAATTCACGAATCTTGAAATTATAGAAGTGAACCGATACAAAGCATTTAAAAGTCTTACTGCTTTCATATGTGAAACATATAAAAGTCACTGTAAATTTACATTAGGAATTAATGGAGTTGCATGCCCCTTAAAATGCAATTGCTCATATAATCGAGACAAGTCCCAGTTAGAAATTGATTGTTGGCAGAAAAATCTCACAACTATTCCATTGCTACCAATTCCGAAAAAAGGAAATTCAGCTCTGGTGTTTCAGAACAATCTGCTGACTGAACTCCCCTATAATTCATTGGAGGGTTATCGGAACATAAAAAGCTTGGACGTGTCATACAACCAACTAACTAGTCTAAGCATAAGCCAACTGCCTGAAAGTCTTCACTATCTGGACATCAGACATAATAAGATCACTACTCTAAGCCCAGAGGTTGTTGAATATCTATACAGTGTTAATATTTTCAATCAGTTTGGCAACAAATGGATTATCTACTGCGATGAATATCACTTACAAGAATTTTTTTGGTATAAAGCAAAATTGTTACGGATAAAAACATCCAAATTTGAGACAATAATGGAATATATTGAATTAAGTGCAAAAGGCTCATTTGTGGAAAATTTCTTTGTTGAGAATATAGATCTTTTATACCAAGAAGCAAATGAAGATGAAATAATAGAGGCCTTTGGCCATTCGGATAAatactttaatttaaagttAATGGAAGCTTTAAATCACGCCATTTGGCTGTTTTCTGGGGAGTTCGATGAAATTATCCTCCACCATCTCAACGCGCCCTGTCCTTACAGGTGCTCTTGTTGTTTCGAACGGCTTACAGATGAATTCCTCATAAATTGCCAGAATTTGACTCTTGACTCTTATCCAAGGCTGCCGAACTGGATTCCGTACAACACGACCTTATATCTTgatgcaaatgaaataagaaaactgacTAATACCGAATCTGTAATCGTTTCTGGTCATGCATCGATACAGAAATTGCATATGGCCCAAAACCTGTTAAGAGAACTTCCGCTTCACCTGCTCCCAGAAAATATAACGTACCTCGATGTACGCAATAATCTATTAAAGTATCTGGATGATGGTGTGATAGCCTTCCTTGAATATCGGGAGAACATTACTAAGATAGAACTTTCTGGGAACCCATGGGAATGTAATTGCAAGGCAAAGGCCTTTCTATCTTTTCTCAGGAAGCACGAGCCGATGGAATACGATACAGTCCTGCGCCGCGTTGAAATAACTCAGGATATGTGTCCTGAGGACTGCATTTGCTGCGTCGACACCTCCAATCCCGACTCGCTCGCACTTATGGTCGACTGCAGTGGAAAGGAGCTAAGCGAAATACCACCATTACCTACGCCAACATATGGACAAACAACGCTCGTGTTTGAAAGGAATAGTCTCAAGAAATGGCCATCCAGCTTGCTACCAGGATACTCAAGTTTGACACGATTTTATTTGGCCAACAACAGACTTTCCGATATTGATCAACTACCAGACAAACTTGAATACCTGGACATCAGTAACAATAATTTCTCTGCTCTCGACGACCGAGTACGGGGATTTCTTCAGAAAAGAATGAATTCCTCCCAGCTGCAACTTTCACTCTTTGGAAATCCGTGGACTTGCAGATGCGAAGAGAAGGACTTCCTGGCATTCGTAAAGGAGCAAGCGAAAAATATCGCAAACGCTTCAGCTATTCAATGTAGTGATACAGGAAGATCGTTGATTGAAGTTGAAGAGACAGATATATGTCCCTCGGTCCTTATCTACTATACCTCCCTTGCCGTCTCTTTGCTGATCATCGCCTTGTCAATTAACTTCTTTATCTGCTTCAGGCAACCCATAATGATCTGGTTCTACGAACACGAAATATGCCTCAGTTTGGCTGCCCGACGGGAACTCGACGAAGACAAGAAATACGATGCATTCCTATCATTCACCCACAAGGACGAGGAGCTTATCGAAGAGTTCGTGGATCGACTGGAGAACGGCAGGCACAAGTTTAGACTATGCTTCTACCTGCGAGATTGGCTGGTGGGGGAATCCATTCCCGATTGCATTAACCAATCCGTCAAGGGCTCAAGGCGCATTATCATCCTGATGACGAAGAACTTCCTGAAGTCCACCTGGGGTCGCCTCGAGTTCAGACTGGCGCTACATGCAACATCGAGGGATCGGTGCAAGCGGTTGATCGTTGTCCTTTATCCTGATGTTGAAAATTTCGATGATCTAGACAGCGAGTTGAGGGCGTACATGGTGCTTAATACCTACCTGGATAGAAATAATCCAAACTTCTGGAACAAGCTAATGTATTCGATGCCGCATGCCAGGCACTTGAATAGAAGCCTTTCAGATGCAGAAACAAAGGtataa